In the Dioscorea cayenensis subsp. rotundata cultivar TDr96_F1 chromosome 12, TDr96_F1_v2_PseudoChromosome.rev07_lg8_w22 25.fasta, whole genome shotgun sequence genome, one interval contains:
- the LOC120273664 gene encoding receptor-like protein 12 has translation MSSRSFHFHFLILVFLSLVIELSGEAQCHQEQASALLRLKNGFSSMKNLTRPWIRGTNCCSWEGVTCDHVSGLVIFLDLGNRDISGNISAALFELTSLQRLNLSYNLFNGSVIPVSGFEMLGNLTHLNLSNSGFAGQVPSGISRLKKLVSLDLSTYFFNGGELETPDLGELIGGLSNLQKLYLDGVNLSSNSMDWCQVIAKSAPRLQALSLSSCSLSGPIHESLSKLRNLSVIHLDQNNFSSQVPEFFGNFSYLNELSLVDCELHGLFPPSVFQLMNLKALDVSLNPMLSGYLPEFPKESSLEKLIVEYTNFSGSLPESLGNLKSLTKLALTSCNFSGPIPLSIGKLNQLVHLDLSLNGFIGKIPPHVGGERISQIILSHNSFTGDIPQYFGRLQNLTKLDLKNNSLNGSIPVTLFTLPALQVLQLNQNRLAGKLEEFSNASSTLNTVDLSDNELQGDIPKSIIKLSNLKSVDLSNNRFDGSLPKSFGNLTALQMLNISLNNFTGPIPSELGNLVQLEALDLSHNQFSEEIPRSLVNLSFLSFLNLSYNRLVGRVPLGNQFSTFSNSSFEGNSGLCGSPLSRQCADSSALSPRYYISYKSYNEPNWQSIFVGIGFGGGLAMVFGYLLMWDSGRKVVFG, from the exons ATGAGTTCTCGTTCGTTTCATTTCCATTTTCTTATCCTTGTCTTCCTTTCCTTGGTGATTGAGCTCAGTGGTGAAGCTCAATGCCACCAGGAACAGGCTTCGGCTCTCCTCCGGCTCAAGAATGGCTTCTCCTCGATGAAGAATTTGACCCGTCCTTGGATTCGTGGCACCAACTGCTGTAGTTGGGAGGGCGTCACCTGTGACCATGTTTCTGGTCTAGTTATCTTCCTCGACCTCGGCAACCGAGATATCTCCGGTAACATCAGTGCAGCGCTTTTCGAGCTCACTTCCCTTCAAAGGCTTAATCTTTCCTACAATCTGTTCAATGGAAGTGTTATTCCAGTTTCGGGTTTTGAAATGCTTGGTAATCTCACTCATCTCAATCTCTCCAACTCCGGTTTTGCCGGACAAGTCCCCAGCGGGATCTCTCGCCTCAAAAAGCTGGTATCTTTGGACTTATCCACCTACTTTTTCAACGGAGGGGAGTTGGAAACCCCAGATCTCGGGGAACTCATTGGTGGGCTCTCTAACCTCCAGAAGCTGTATCTAGATGGGGTTAATCTTTCTAGTAATAGCATGGATTGGTGTCAAGTTATCGCCAAATCTGCTCCTCGGCTTCAAGCTCTCAGTTTGTCTAGTTGTTCGCTTTCGGGGCCGATCCATGAGTCTCTGTCCAAGCTCCGGAATTTGTCAGTAATCCATCTCGACCAGAACAATTTTTCTTCGCAGGTGCCTGAGTTCTTTGGAAACTTCTCTTATCTGAATGAACTTAGTCTCGTTGATTGTGAACTCCATGGATTGTTTCCGCCAAGTGTGTTTCAACTGATGAATTTAAAAGCTCTTGATGTGTCCCTCAATCCGATGCTCTCAGGGTACTTGCCAGAATTTCCCAAAGAGAGTTCTTTGGAGAAGTTGATCGTTGAGTACACAAATTTTTCAGGTAGTTTGCCGGAATCTTTGGGAAATTTGAAGTCTTTGACAAAGTTGGCTCTTACAAGTTGCAACTTCTCTGGGCCAATTCCCCTTTCCATTGGAAAACTCAACCAGTTGGTTCATTTGGACCTCTCGCTCAACGGTTTCATTGGTAAAATACCTCCGCATGTGGGTGGCGAGAGAATCTCACAAATTATTCTGTCTCATAATAGCTTTACTGGGGACAtacctcaatattttggaaggCTTCAGAATCTCACAAAGCTTGATCTGAAGAATAATTCACTCAATGGATCAATCCCGGTAACTTTGTTCACCCTCCCGGCATTGCAAGTGTTGCAGCTAAACCAAAACAGGCTCGCTGGTAAGCTGGAAGAGTTCTCCAATGCGTCTTCTACTTTGAATACTGTTGATTTGAGCGACAATGAACTTCAAGGAGATATTCCAAAGTCAATTATTAAGCTTTCAAATCTGAA ATCGGTTGATCTTTCAAACAATAGATTTGATGGTAGTTTGCCTAAAAGCTTTGGGAACCTTACAGCGCTCCAGATGCTAAACATTTCACTCAATAATTTCACAGGACCAATTCCATCAGAGCTTGGAAACTTGGTTCAATTAGAAGCATTAGATCTCTCACACAACCAATTCTCAGAGGAGATTCCGCGATCTTTGGTTAACCTGAGCTTCCTGTCCTTCCTGAACCTTTCATACAACAGGCTAGTGGGTAGAGTACCACTGGGCAATCAGTTCTCTACATTTTCAAATTCTTCCTTTGAGGGTAATTCAGGATTATGCGGGAGTCCATTATCCAGGCAATGCGCTGATTCAAGTGCTTTATCTCCAAGATATTATATCTCTTATAAGTCTTACAATGAGCCAAATTGGCAGTCTATTTTTGTGGGAATAGGATTCGGAGGAGGCTTGGCCATGGTGTTTGGGTATCTACTGATGTGGGATAGTGGGAGAAAGGTGGTATTTGGATAA